A genomic region of Papaver somniferum cultivar HN1 chromosome 7, ASM357369v1, whole genome shotgun sequence contains the following coding sequences:
- the LOC113296862 gene encoding actin-depolymerizing factor, producing the protein MSIRMSNASSGMGVSDHSKDIFMELKRKKVHRYVVFKIDEKKKEVVVEKTGGPAESYDDFTASLPENDCRYAVYDFDYVTSENCQKSKIFFIAWSPSVARIRSKMLYATSKDRFRRELDGIHYEIQATDPDEMELEALRERAH; encoded by the exons ATGTCTATCAGAATG TCAAATGCTTCATCTGGTATGGGAGTATCTGATCACAGTAAGGATATATTCATGGAACTAAAGAGAAAGAAAGTACATAGATATGTGGTGTTTAAGATTgatgagaagaaaaaagaggTTGTAGTTGAAAAAACTGGAGGTCCAGCTGAAAGTTATGATGATTTCACTGCATCTTTACCAGAGAATGATTGCCGTTATGCCGTTTATGATTTCGATTATGTCACCTCTGAGAATTGCCAGAAGAGCAAGATTTTCTTCATTGCATG GTCTCCCTCAGTTGCTCGTATTCGATCCAAGATGCTTTACGCTACATCCAAAGACAGGTTCCGACGAGAACTTGACGGTATTCACTACGAAATTCAAGCAACTGACCCTGATGAAATGGAACTTGAAGCACTGAGAGAACGTGCTCATTGA
- the LOC113296861 gene encoding uncharacterized protein At5g39570-like, whose protein sequence is MSYFGRGGRTNDDEAVDDFDEFDPTPYGGGYDLAMTYGRPLEPCEETCYQISSTSTSYGGGDDYSRSNYSHDSEANAYGEEVCQNEYSSYSRPASRPHPTYGGGGAPQVVEEKFGYGDDEKPKPYGQSGYGGGSGGGGSEYGRTNYGEDESGGGGGGYGYQKKPSYGRQEEESGYQKPNYGGQEEESEYQKPSYGRQEEESEYQKPSYGRPSYGRQEESEYQKPGYGRQEESDYQKPSYGRQEESEYQKPSYGRQEEEVSEYQRPSYGRQEVESEYRKPSYGRQEEESEYRKPSYGRQDEEEVSEYSKPSYGRTSYGGGDEEEQPRRYKQETSYGGGDDEEQPRRYKQETSYGGGDEEGYGRKKYGGNKSDDDDDDDDDEEKERRRGHHHRKHYDD, encoded by the exons ATGTCGTATTttggaagaggaggaagaacaaATGATGATGAAGCAGTAGATGATTTCGATGAATTCGATCCAACACCATATGGAGGTGGATATGATCTTGCAATGACATATggtcgtccattagaaccatgtgaAGAGACATGTTACCAGATTtcatcaacatcaacttcatatgGAGGAGGGGATGATTATTCAAGATCTAATTATTCTCATGATTCTGAAGCTAATGCTTATGGTGAAGAAGTTTGCCAAAATGAGTATAGTAGTTACAGTAGACCTGCATCCAGACCTCATCCTACTTATGGTGGTGGCGGTGCTCCTCAAGTTGTTGAGGAGAAATTTGGTTATGGTGATGATGAAAAACCAAAACCATATGGTCAATCAGGTtacggtggtggtagtggtggtggtggatctgaGTATGGAAGGACTAATTATGGAGAAGatgaaagtggtggtggtggtggtgggtatGGGTATCAGAAGAAGCCTAGTTATGGAAGACAAGAGGAAGAATCTGGATATCAGAAGCCTAACTATGGAGGGCAAGAAGAAGAATCTGAGTATCAGAAACCTAGCTATGGAAGACAAGAGGAAGAATCTGAGTATCAGAAGCCCTCTTATGGAAGGCCTAGTTATGGTAGGCAAGAGGAGTCTGAGTACCAGAAACCAGGCTATGGCAGGCAAGAGGAGTCTGATTACCAGAAACCTAGCTATGGCAGGCAAGAGGAGTCTGAGTACCAGAAACCTAGCTATGGGAGACAAGAAGAGGAGGTATCTGAGTATCAGAGACCTAGCTATGGAAGACAAGAAGTGGAATCTGAGTATAGGAAGCCTAGCTATGGAAGGCAAGAAGAGGAATCTGAATACAGGAAGCCTAGCTATGGAAGACAAGATGAGGAGGAAGTGTCTGAGTATAGTAAGCCAAGCTATGGAAGGACTAgctatggtggtggtgatgaggaGGAACAACCAAGGAGGTACAAGCAGGAAACTAgctatggtggtggtgatgatgaggaaCAACCAAGGAGGTACAAGCAGGAAACTAGCTATGGTGGAGGAGATGAAGAAGGATATGGCCGCAAGAAATAT GGAGGAAACAAATCTGATGACGAcgacgacgatgatgatgatgaggaaaagGAGCGTCGTCGTGGGCACCACCACCGCAAGCACTATGACGACTAA